From one Candidatus Omnitrophota bacterium genomic stretch:
- a CDS encoding MEDS domain-containing protein, whose translation MDRHICMFYETEKDLCQIAASFFRTGVENNELCVWVVPPYMGIEGAKKSLGAEIEDLDAHIRKGRMKFMNSTDVYNGPDGISPDKLLDGLTRMERDALEKGFSALRISGDASWLPEVNWEKFVDYERRVNELLKEKKITALCTFPMQKLDLHNIFTMKLYHGVTITNQSGHIEYSKNY comes from the coding sequence ATGGATAGGCATATCTGTATGTTCTATGAGACAGAAAAAGACCTGTGTCAGATAGCGGCATCTTTTTTCAGGACGGGAGTAGAGAATAATGAGTTGTGCGTCTGGGTCGTCCCGCCGTATATGGGGATCGAAGGCGCGAAGAAGTCCCTCGGCGCAGAGATAGAGGACCTCGACGCCCATATACGGAAAGGCCGGATGAAATTCATGAATTCGACCGATGTCTATAACGGCCCGGACGGAATCTCTCCGGATAAGCTCCTGGACGGACTTACCAGAATGGAACGAGATGCCCTGGAGAAGGGGTTCTCCGCCCTGCGTATCAGCGGGGACGCCTCCTGGCTCCCGGAAGTGAACTGGGAAAAGTTCGTCGATTATGAGCGGAGGGTGAACGAACTTTTAAAGGAAAAGAAGATCACCGCGCTCTGCACATTTCCCATGCAAAAGTTGGATCTGCACAATATCTTCACCATGAAACTCTACCACGGGGTCACCATCACGAACCAATCCGGCCATATCGAGTATTCCAAGAACTATTAA
- a CDS encoding protease inhibitor I42 family protein — protein MTMNMILGRRAKMTIAFLAAALTALTTLTLLSFAADKDEEKENPNIALTISQRPYQEFAIKLKANHSRGYKWVLDKNFDRKLLEPLGTEFVRPKGGMEGADGTEVWSFRALGEGETVLSFKFAKPSQKELPATKTAVYTVKVKTPAPQ, from the coding sequence ATGACGATGAACATGATCCTGGGAAGGCGCGCTAAGATGACGATAGCCTTTTTGGCCGCGGCCCTTACAGCCCTTACGACCCTTACGCTTTTGAGCTTCGCCGCCGATAAGGACGAAGAGAAAGAGAACCCCAATATAGCATTGACGATCTCCCAGAGGCCTTACCAGGAGTTTGCCATAAAGCTGAAGGCGAACCACTCGAGGGGCTACAAGTGGGTGCTCGATAAGAATTTCGACAGAAAGCTCCTGGAACCGCTCGGCACCGAATTCGTCAGGCCGAAGGGCGGGATGGAGGGCGCTGACGGCACGGAGGTCTGGAGCTTCAGGGCGCTGGGCGAAGGGGAGACGGTCCTCTCCTTTAAATTTGCCAAACCGTCGCAAAAGGAGCTCCCCGCGACCAAGACGGCCGTATATACCGTGAAGGTGAAGACCCCTGCCCCGCAATAG
- a CDS encoding PEP-CTERM sorting domain-containing protein has translation MNIRGMAVAVFLIAAMILGSHAAEASVLDFETGSQSGETVIFNNQGYGGFTWDENFYFINESGFYGNDPINFPSYDHAVYNGNGILVSTVTRSSNFDFIGASFIPWLSQNQIYDYSSTTITMKGYNGSDLVGEVTHSLTDSFVYCAANFSGIDRLEFIATENPAPHAPLYENERWWLMDDFTYTAYDTGGDVVPEPATMALFGIGGAVAAFIRKKKRV, from the coding sequence ATGAATATCAGGGGAATGGCGGTTGCGGTATTTCTTATCGCTGCAATGATATTAGGTAGCCACGCCGCAGAGGCGTCGGTGCTCGATTTTGAGACGGGCTCACAGTCGGGCGAGACCGTGATCTTCAACAACCAGGGGTACGGCGGGTTCACCTGGGACGAGAATTTTTACTTCATTAACGAAAGCGGTTTTTACGGCAACGACCCGATAAATTTCCCTTCTTACGACCATGCCGTCTATAACGGTAACGGCATCCTCGTCTCAACCGTCACCCGGAGCTCAAACTTCGATTTTATAGGGGCTTCTTTCATACCGTGGCTTTCCCAGAACCAGATCTACGACTATTCTTCGACGACGATAACGATGAAAGGGTATAACGGCAGCGACCTGGTAGGCGAGGTCACGCATTCGCTCACCGACAGCTTCGTCTATTGCGCCGCGAATTTCTCCGGCATCGACAGGCTGGAATTCATCGCGACCGAAAATCCGGCACCGCATGCCCCTTTGTATGAGAACGAGCGGTGGTGGCTGATGGACGACTTCACTTACACCGCGTATGACACGGGCGGCGATGTCGTTCCCGAACCCGCGACGATGGCCCTCTTCGGCATCGGCGGCGCGGTAGCTGCATTCATAAGGAAGAAGAAGAGAGTATAA
- a CDS encoding PEP-CTERM sorting domain-containing protein: MKKGLIVIGLIVSVILSVGPAKAAVIVDTGSVSDPLNGGPILVGNVPGYSYFQWLAGKFTLGQTYTVTDIQGWISTGYSNSLASKLTLVVYGDGGTVPNKSNELYSGLFDLPGTTTIAHNWYGVSGLSLTLGPGSYWAAFETRQGYMYDGYMQHPVPNPLSGYAVAYPSYPNYNSYANANFGLKVQGVPGQSPVVPEPATMALFGIGGAAAAFMKRQKRT; the protein is encoded by the coding sequence ATGAAGAAGGGACTTATCGTTATCGGTTTGATAGTGTCGGTGATCTTATCCGTTGGCCCGGCCAAAGCCGCGGTTATCGTCGATACCGGCAGCGTATCCGATCCGCTGAACGGCGGCCCGATCCTGGTGGGCAATGTCCCCGGCTATAGCTATTTTCAATGGTTAGCCGGTAAATTCACGCTCGGCCAGACCTATACGGTGACGGATATCCAGGGCTGGATCTCGACCGGTTATTCCAACAGCCTGGCATCCAAACTGACGCTGGTCGTCTACGGCGACGGCGGGACGGTCCCGAATAAGAGCAATGAGCTCTATAGCGGCCTCTTTGACCTGCCGGGGACTACGACAATAGCGCACAACTGGTATGGCGTGAGCGGGTTGAGCCTTACGCTCGGGCCCGGGTCATACTGGGCGGCCTTTGAGACGAGGCAGGGATATATGTATGACGGGTATATGCAGCATCCCGTGCCGAACCCGCTTTCGGGTTATGCGGTCGCATATCCCAGCTACCCCAATTATAATTCATACGCGAACGCGAATTTCGGTCTGAAGGTCCAGGGTGTTCCGGGTCAAAGTCCGGTCGTCCCTGAGCCCGCCACTATGGCGCTCTTCGGGATAGGCGGCGCGGCGGCGGCATTTATGAAGAGGCAAAAGAGAACGTAA
- a CDS encoding AAA family ATPase produces the protein MRPYIDKVTAEDHLPEDLEMNDEFKSAFNIMENTRQCIFITGKAGTGKSTLLRYFKAHTGKKIIVLAPTGVAAINVSGQTIHSFFRLPPKIIHKDTIKRLRDRTLIENLDMVIIDEVSMVRADVMDGIDYALRLNRGRMKDPFGGVQMVFFGDLFQLSPVVEDEAKEVMGELYPSPYFFSARAFDDLYIRLIELSSIYRQKDSSFMELLNRVRNKEYTGADLATLNRRVQRGASVSGKDATVTLTTTNVLANRINRERLSELPGREIVYEAAATGKFEESAYPADAALRLKEGAQVILIKNDPDRQWVNGTLAKVVALSDDSIVVDINGRTCDVPVVKWQKIEYSYNEEEDKIEDEVVGVFEQYPIKLAWAITIHKSQGQTFDKVVIDLGNGAFTHGQLYVALSRCTSLDGITFKRPVTGSDIIFDRRIYEFRDKFEELV, from the coding sequence ATGAGACCATATATAGATAAGGTGACGGCGGAAGACCATCTCCCCGAAGACCTTGAGATGAACGATGAATTCAAGTCGGCATTCAATATCATGGAGAATACCCGGCAGTGCATCTTCATCACGGGCAAGGCCGGCACCGGCAAATCGACGCTCCTGAGGTATTTCAAGGCCCATACGGGCAAGAAGATAATCGTCCTTGCCCCGACGGGCGTAGCGGCCATCAATGTGAGCGGGCAGACGATCCACTCCTTCTTCCGGCTGCCCCCGAAGATAATCCACAAGGATACCATAAAGCGCCTCAGGGACAGGACCCTCATCGAGAATCTCGACATGGTGATAATAGACGAGGTCTCAATGGTGCGGGCGGACGTCATGGACGGTATCGACTACGCGCTGCGCTTGAACCGCGGCAGGATGAAGGACCCGTTCGGCGGGGTCCAGATGGTATTTTTCGGGGACCTCTTCCAGCTCTCGCCCGTGGTCGAAGACGAAGCTAAGGAAGTGATGGGGGAGCTCTACCCGAGCCCTTATTTCTTCAGCGCCAGGGCCTTCGACGACCTCTATATACGCCTCATCGAGCTGTCGTCCATCTACAGGCAGAAGGACAGCTCGTTCATGGAGCTTCTGAACAGGGTCCGGAACAAGGAATATACCGGCGCGGACCTGGCCACGTTGAACAGGAGGGTCCAAAGAGGCGCCTCCGTCTCCGGCAAGGACGCGACGGTGACCCTGACGACGACGAACGTACTTGCTAACAGGATAAACCGGGAGCGCCTGTCGGAGCTCCCCGGCAGGGAGATAGTGTACGAGGCGGCGGCGACCGGGAAGTTCGAAGAGTCGGCATACCCGGCAGACGCGGCCCTCAGGCTTAAGGAGGGCGCGCAGGTGATACTGATAAAGAACGACCCCGACAGGCAGTGGGTGAACGGGACGCTCGCGAAGGTCGTGGCCCTGTCGGACGATTCGATAGTCGTCGATATAAACGGACGCACATGCGACGTCCCCGTAGTCAAGTGGCAGAAGATAGAGTATAGTTACAACGAAGAGGAAGATAAGATAGAGGACGAGGTCGTCGGGGTATTCGAGCAGTATCCCATAAAGCTGGCCTGGGCCATAACGATACATAAGAGCCAGGGCCAGACGTTCGATAAGGTCGTGATCGATCTCGGTAACGGGGCGTTCACCCACGGCCAGTTATATGTGGCGCTCAGCAGGTGCACCTCCCTGGACGGCATAACGTTCAAGCGGCCGGTGACCGGGAGCGACATCATATTCGACCGCCGTATATATGAGTTCAGGGACAAGTTTGAAGAACTGGTTTAA